The nucleotide window CATGTGGTTTAATTCGAAGCAACGCGAAGAACCTTACCAGGTCTTGACATCCTCTGACACTCCTAGAGATAGGACGTTCCCCTTCGGGGGACAGAGTGACAGGTGGTGCATGGTTGTCGTCAGCTCGTGTCGTGAGATGTTGGGTTAAGTCCCGCAACGAGCGCAACCCTTGATCTTAGTTGCCAGCATTCAGTTGGGCACTCTAAGGTGACTGCCGGTGACAAACCGGAGGAAGGTGGGGATGACGTCAAATCATCATGCCCCTTATGACCTGGGCTACACACGTGCTACAATGGATGGTACAAAGGGCTGCAAGACCGCGAGGTTTAGCCAATCCCATAAAACCATTCTCAGTTCGGATTGTAGGCTGCAACTCGCCTACATGAAGCCGGAATCGCTAGTAATCGCGGATCAGCATGCCGCGGTGAATACGTTCCCGGGCCTTGTACACACCGCCCGTCACACCACGAGAGTTTGTAACACCCGAAGTCGGTGGGGTAACCGTAAGGAGCCAGCCGCCTAAGGTGGGACAGATGATTGGGGTGAAGTCGTAACAAGGTAGCCGTATCGGAAGGTGCGGCTGGATCACCTCCTTTCTAAGGAATATGCAGTCCTTTCGGACTGATCATAAGGTTGACGTTTCTTGTTTGTTTAGTTTTGAGAGTGCAATTCTCTCAAAAATTCGTTCTTTGAAAACTAGATAATCGTAAGAAGAAGCAAAGTAAACATCGAGTAATCGCCATTTTAGTTTTCTCTCTATTTAATAGAGAAACAAACCTTTTAGGTTAAGTTAGAAAGGGCGCACGGTGAATGCCTTGGCACTAGGAGCCGATGAAGGACGGGACTAACACCGATATGCTTCGGGGAGCTGTAAGTAAGCTTTGATCCGGAGATTTCCGAATGGGGGAACCCACTGTTCGTAATGGAACAGTATCTCTACCTGAATACATAGGGTATAGAAGGCATACCCGGGGAACTGAAACATCTAAGTACCCGGAGGAAGAGAAAGCAAACGCGATTCCCTGAGTAGCGGCGAGCGAAACGGGACATAGCCCAAACCAAGAGGCTTGCCTCTTGGGGTTGTAGGACACTCAACATGGAGTTACAAAGGAACGGGGTAAATGAAGCGACCTGGAAAGGTCAGCCAGAGAAGGTAAAAGCCCTGTAGTTGAAACTTCGTTCCCTCCTGAGTGGATCCTGAGTACGGCCGGACACGAGAAATCCGGTCGGAAGCAGGGAGGACCATCTCCCAAGGCTAAATACTCCCTAGTGACCGATAGTGAACCAGTACCGTGAGGGAAAGGTGAAAAGCACCCCGGAAGGGGAGTGAAATAGTTCCTGAAACCGTGTGCCTACAAGTAGTCAGAGCCCGTTTATGGGTGATGGCGTGCCTTTTGTAGAATGAACCGGCGAGTTACGATTACATGCAAGGTTAAGTTGAAGAGACGGAGCCGCAGCGAAAGCGAGTCTGAATAGGGCGAATTTAGTATGTAGTCGTAGACCCGAAACCAGGTGATCTACCCATGTCCAGGGTGAAGTCCAGGTAACACTGGATGGAGGCCCGAACCCACGCACGTTGAAAAGTGCGGGGATGAGGTGTGGGTAGCGGAGAAATTCCAATCGAACTTGGAGATAGCTGGTTCTCTCCGAAATAGCTTTAGGGCTAGCCTCACGTAGTAAGAGTCTTGGAGGTAGAGCACTGTTTGGACTAGGGGCCCTCATCGGGTTACCGAATTCAGACAAACTCCGAATGCCAAAGACTTATCCGTGGGAGTCAGACTGCGAGTGATAAGATCCGTAGTCAAAAGGGAAACAGCCCAGACCACCAGCTAAGGTCCCAAAGTATACGTTAAGTGGAAAAGGATGTGGAGTTGCTTAGACAACCAGGATGTTGGCTTAGAAGCAGCCACCATTTAAAGAGTGCGTAATAGCTCACTGGTCGAGTGACTCTGCGCCGAAAATGTACCGGGGCTAAACGTATCACCGAAGCTGTGGATTGACATCTATGATGTCAGTGGTAGGAGAGCGTTCTAAGGGCGTTGAAGCTAGACCGTAAGGACTGGTGGAGCGCTTAGAAGTGAGAATGCCGGTATGAGTAGCGAAAGATGAGTGAGAATCTCATCCACCGAATGCCTAAGGTTTCCTGAGGAAGGCTCGTCCGCTCAGGGTTAGTCGGGACCTAAGCCGAGGCCGAAAGGCGTAGGCGATGGACAACAGATTGATATTCCTGTACCACCTCTTTATCGTTTGAGTGATGGGGGGACGCAGGAGGATAGGGTAAGCGCACTGTTGGATATGTGCGTGTAAGCAGTTAGAGCGAGAAGTAGGAAAATCCGCTTCTCACAACGCTTGAGCTGTGATGCCGAGGGAAATATAGTACCGAAGTTCCTGATTCCACACTGCCAAGAAAAGCCTCTAGCGAGATAAAAGGTGCCCGTACCGCAAACCGACACAGGTAGGCGAGGAGAGAATCCTAAGGTGAGCGAGAGAACTCTCGTTAAGGAACTCGGCAAAATGACCCCGTAACTTCGGGAGAAGGGGTGCTCTTTAGGGTTCATAGCCCTGAAGAGCCGCAGTGAATAGGCCCAGGCGACTGTTTAGCAAAAACACAGGTCTCTGCGAAGCCGCAAGGCGAAGTATAGGGGCTGACGCCTGCCCGGTGCTGGAAGGTTAAGAGGAGGGGTTAGCTCACGCGAAGCTCTGAATCGAAGCCCCAGTAAACGGCGGCCGTAACTATAACGGTCCTAAGGTAGCGAAATTCCTTGTCGGGTAAGTTCCGACCCGCACGAAAGGCGTAACGATCTGGGCACTGTCTCAACGAGAGACTCGGTGAAATTATAGTACCTGTGAAGATGCAGGTTACCCGCGACAGGACGGAAAGACCCCGTGGAGCTTTACTGTAGCCTGATATTGAATTTTGGTACAGCTTGTACAGGATAGGTAGGAGCCTGAGAAGCCGGAGCGCTAGCTTCGGTGGAGGCGTCGGTGGGATACTACCCTGGCTGTATTGAAATTCTAACCCGCACCCCTTATCGGGGTGGGAGACAGTGTCAGGTGGGCAGTTTGACTGGGGCGGTCGCCTCCTAAAGAGTAACGGAGGCGCCCAAAGGTTCCCTCAGAATGGTTGGAAATCATTCGTAGAGTGTAAAGGCACAAGGGAGCTTGACTGCGAGACCTACAAGTCGAGCAGGGACGAAAGTCGGGCTTAGTGATCCGGTGGTTCCGCATGGAAGGGCCATCGCTCAACGGATAAAAGCTACCCCGGGGATAACAGGCTTATCTCCCCCAAGAGTCCACATCGACGGGGAGGTTTGGCACCTCGATGTCGGCTCATCGCATCCTGGGGCTGTAGTCGGTCCCAAGGGTTGGGCTGTTCGCCCATTAAAGCGGTACGCGAGCTGGGTTCAGAACGTCGTGAGACAGTTCGGTCCCTATCCGTCGTGGGCGCAGGAAATTTGAGAGGAGCTGTCCTTAGTACGAGAGGACCGGGATGGACGCACCGCTGGTGTACCAGTTGTTCTGCCAAGGGCATCGCTGGGTAGCTATGTGCGGACGGGATAAGTGCTGAAAGCATCTAAGCATGAAGCCCCCCTCAAGATGAGATTTCCCATAGCGCAAGCTAGTAAGAACCCTGAAAGATGATCAGGTTGATAGGTCAGAGGTGGAAGCGTGGCGACATGTGGAGCTGACTGATACTAATCGTTCGAGGACTTAACCATTTGATTATTCGTTTTTACCACTTCTTCTGCATTATCTAGTTTTGAGAGAACGATCTCTCAATTAAATTAGTCTGGTAATTATGGCGAGAAGGTCACACCCGTTCCCATACCGAACACGGAAGTTAAGCTTCTCAGCGCCGATGGTAGTTGGGGCATGCGCCCCTGTGAGAGTAGGACGTTGCCAGGCAGAAAAAAGACAATCTGAAAAGATTGTCTTTTTTTATGCATAAAAGGGAGATTGGCAATAAACTGGATAGTAATAAAAAATTCCTTACCCCCTATATAAACTAAAAACCTCTTCCCAATTCCACTTTTCATAATACCAGCTTGCCATCGTAAGGTTTTTAATCCATTGTTTTTCTTTCATATCTTTACTTGCCGCTACAATTATATTGGCAGCCGCCCTATCGGTCCTAATCCAAATGAACTGCCTGCGATGAACTTGCGGGGCAAAGTCACCTTCATTTTTTGCAGGGAAGGTTACCTGTTTTTGATTGTCCGATATTTCGAATATGCTTGGTAATGGCCGTTCCTTGATCTCCACTAATTCACTCTCAGGCGAACGTGAAACGTATAATACATGGTTATTTTTCCAAGAAAAATCCCGATCTGCATACCCCGCAGGAGTTAACCGTTCCTTCCGGAAGGCCGGAACACCCAGTATCTTGAATTGTTTATTTTTCAACACTTCCCTGCCGAACCCGCTAATATAGCCAAGAGCATTCCTGTTTGGCGCCCATTGTAGCCATTCTTCATGATTTAACATTTCATCTATTCGTTGAAAAACCTGCCCATCCACAGAAAGCACACAAAGAGTATTACTGTCTGCTGACAATGAAGCTGTAGGATTTAATAAAAAACTAATCCACTTACGGTCGTGTGACCATTTAAACTGGCTGGTGCTTACATAGTAATCTTTCGCTCCAACTTGAATGGTAAAAACCGGCTTTACAATTGGCTTTTGCCGGTCCATTCCTAGTGAGAGTTTTGATAACTGGATATCTGTATGAAGCGTTGGACTTTCCTTAGTGGATATCAATAGTTCTTTCCCGTTTGGATACCAAGAAAAGTTTTCAACCTTATCTGCCAGGTGATTGATAAGAAATGGCTTTGCTGGATCTGCTGTATTAACAACAAATAGATCAGACTTTTTAAGAAAGGTAAGTTTATTTTGCTGTGGAGACCACTGGAAATTGCTCGTTACATTGGATGTAACTTTTATATGCTTGTTCAAGGGGATATTGTATAAAAATAGTTCACCATTATCGATGGAGCCGTCCATTTTCCTTTGTTCTTTTAAGTAGGCAACCCATTCCCCATCATGTGACCATTTTGGATACCTTATAAAGCCCTCATGTGTAAGCTTTCTTTCCACATTTCCACTTTTCATCCACAAATTATCACCGCGGATAAATGCCGCTTTTAAAGTATCATGTCTATTATCTGCGTATGTTATCGAGTGGAATGGAATAATAACAGAAACAAGTAAAATAGTTAGTAGTACTATTTTTTTCATCTAATCGCCTCTTTTTACGTTAGAGATGGGTATATATATTGTGTGCAAATGAGTAAAATTCATCAGGAATTTAAGAACATTTGTGATAAAGTGGAGAAGGCATAATAATAGGGAGGACTTCATGTGTTAGAAAATAGTTTTATGATGGTCGCGATTATCCTAATTATTAATATTGTTTATGTTTCTTTTTTTACCATAAGGATGATCTTGACGCTGAAGGGGCAGCGTTATTTAGCTGCATCGCTCAGTATGATAGAAGTGGTCATTTATGTACTTGGGCTCGGCCTTGTCTTAAATAATCTTAATGAAATTCAAAATCTCATTGCGTATGCGGTTGGTTATGGTATTGGTGTGATTGTTGGGATGAAAATTGAGGAAAAGCTGGCGTTAGGCTATATTACGGTGAATGTAATTACGAAGGAGTATGATAAAAATCTGCCTAGAATATTAAGAGAAAAGGGATATGGCGTAACCAATTGGGAGGCAAATGGACTCGAGGGCGACCGAATGGCGCTGCAAATCCTTACGCCAAGGAAATTTGAATTAAAGCTATATGAAGCGATAAAAAGTTTAGACCCAAAAGCGTTTATCATTACATATGAGCCCAAGTCGATTCATGGAGGCTTCTGGGTGAAATCGGTGAAAAGAGGGAAGCTATTTTCATGAGTAAAAAGAAAGTGCAATTTGAAGTCCAAGAAAATGAAAGTATTGAGGAGTGCTTGAATAGAATGAAGCAAGATGGGTACTCCCCTGTCCGCCGAATAGAAAAGCCTATTTTTCAAGAAGTAAAAAGGGGTGGAGAGACTATTTATGAACCAATTGGCCGCCAAATCGTCTTTGAGGCAATGTTGGTTGAGTAAAACACGAACATTCATGACTTGTTTTAAAGTAATGTTCGATTTTATGGTTGACATTTAACTGAAGTTCTTGGTATGATAATGATAGTTAATTAAGAAATTACTTTTACCCTCGTATATCCATGGGAATATGGCCCATAAGTTTCTACCCAATAACCGTAAATTATTGGACTATGAGGGAAAGTCAATATGTTCGAGCACAATTTGGGGCGAAGACTCACTATTTGTTGACCCTGGATTTCGTATGCCCGGACAAATGGCTTTCTCTTATGGAGAGGCTATTTGTCCGGGTATTTTATTTGCATGGAAAACGGGGCAGACATAGTTGTTTTTTTAAAAAAGGGGGCTGAAAGATGGGAACTCTTGTCGGAGTGATCATGGGAAGCAAGTCAGATTGGGATACGATGAAGCCTGCATGCGAGATTTTAGAACAATTTGAAATTCCTTATGAAAAAAAGGTTGTTTCTGCCCATCGCACACCTGATTTGATGTTTACATATGCAGAAAATGCTAGAAAAAGAGGATTAAAGGTGATCATCGCAGGTGCAGGCGGTGCGGCCCATCTCCCTGGCATGGTCGCAGCAAAAACGACATTGCCGGTCATCGGTGTACCTGTTCAATCAAAAGCGTTAAATGGTTTGGACTCCTTGCTGTCGATTGTGCAAATGCCAGGCGGTGTGCCCGTTGCAACGGTGGCGATTGGGAAAGCGGGAGCCATGAATGCAGGCTTGCTGGCTGCACAAATTTTAGCCACAGAAGATGCAAGACTCGCCAATCAATTAGATGCTAGAAGAGAAACTATTAAACTAGAGGTTCTAGAAAGTAGTGATCAACTTGGATAACAAGACGATATTACCTGGATCTACCATTGGTATTATTGGCGGCGGGCAACTAGGAAGAATGATGGCATTAGCGGCTAAGGCGCAAGGATACCGTATTGCAGTTTTAGAACCTGTTTCCGATTCCCCGTGCGGACAAGTGGCGGACTTCGAAGTAATCGGTTCTTATGATGATCGCGAGGCCATTGCAAAGCTCGCTGTAATGAGTGACGTGATTACCTATGAATTTGAAAACATTGATGCTGATACATTAAGCTGGCTTTGTGGTAAGGCCTATGTGCCACAAGGTCCCGAGCTATTAACCATAACGCAGGATCGGATCAAGGAAAAGGCGGCCATCCAGCAGGCAGGAGTACAAGTGGCGCCCTATGAGGTTATCGAAAGTGTTGAAGATTTACTTTTAAAAATAGAGTGGATTGGTTATCCTGCTGTACTGAAAACCGCAAGAGGCGGCTATGATGGCAAAGGTCAGTTGGTGTTTAAAACCGAGCAGGATCTATCTAAAGCAGAGGTGCTTCTGAACCATGGACGTTGTGTCCTGGAAAAATGGATACCGTTTGAAAAAGAAGTATCCGTCATTGTTACAAGAAAGCTAGATGGAGAAACGGCATTTTTTCCAGTAGCAGAAAACATTCATGAAGAAAATATTTTGCATACAACGATTGTTCCGGCCCGAATCCCAGATGAATTACGGGAAAAGGCGGTCCGAGAGGCGAGGCAGATTGCTGATTCGCTTGGGCTAGTCGGGACGTTGGCAGTCGAGATGTTTGTGACCAGTGAGGGTAAAATATATATCAACGAGCTGGCACCGAGGCCGCATAACTCAGGTCACTTTTCCATCGAGGCCTGCGAGACGTCACAGTTCGAACAGCATATCCGTGCAATTTGCAATTTACCATTAGGAAGCACGGAGCTATTAAAACCGGCGGTTATGGTCAATCTATTAGGAGAGCATCTTGACTGCTTATTTAAAGAGTTTCAGACAATTAAGGGCTGGAAGATTCATTTATACGGGAAAAAGGAACCAAAATTGAAAAGGAAGATGGGGCAT belongs to Neobacillus sp. OS1-2 and includes:
- the purK gene encoding 5-(carboxyamino)imidazole ribonucleotide synthase, with translation MINLDNKTILPGSTIGIIGGGQLGRMMALAAKAQGYRIAVLEPVSDSPCGQVADFEVIGSYDDREAIAKLAVMSDVITYEFENIDADTLSWLCGKAYVPQGPELLTITQDRIKEKAAIQQAGVQVAPYEVIESVEDLLLKIEWIGYPAVLKTARGGYDGKGQLVFKTEQDLSKAEVLLNHGRCVLEKWIPFEKEVSVIVTRKLDGETAFFPVAENIHEENILHTTIVPARIPDELREKAVREARQIADSLGLVGTLAVEMFVTSEGKIYINELAPRPHNSGHFSIEACETSQFEQHIRAICNLPLGSTELLKPAVMVNLLGEHLDCLFKEFQTIKGWKIHLYGKKEPKLKRKMGHVTILKDNVDEALWEIEESTIWRNS
- the purE gene encoding 5-(carboxyamino)imidazole ribonucleotide mutase is translated as MGTLVGVIMGSKSDWDTMKPACEILEQFEIPYEKKVVSAHRTPDLMFTYAENARKRGLKVIIAGAGGAAHLPGMVAAKTTLPVIGVPVQSKALNGLDSLLSIVQMPGGVPVATVAIGKAGAMNAGLLAAQILATEDARLANQLDARRETIKLEVLESSDQLG
- a CDS encoding translocation protein TolB → MKKIVLLTILLVSVIIPFHSITYADNRHDTLKAAFIRGDNLWMKSGNVERKLTHEGFIRYPKWSHDGEWVAYLKEQRKMDGSIDNGELFLYNIPLNKHIKVTSNVTSNFQWSPQQNKLTFLKKSDLFVVNTADPAKPFLINHLADKVENFSWYPNGKELLISTKESPTLHTDIQLSKLSLGMDRQKPIVKPVFTIQVGAKDYYVSTSQFKWSHDRKWISFLLNPTASLSADSNTLCVLSVDGQVFQRIDEMLNHEEWLQWAPNRNALGYISGFGREVLKNKQFKILGVPAFRKERLTPAGYADRDFSWKNNHVLYVSRSPESELVEIKERPLPSIFEISDNQKQVTFPAKNEGDFAPQVHRRQFIWIRTDRAAANIIVAASKDMKEKQWIKNLTMASWYYEKWNWEEVFSLYRG
- a CDS encoding NETI motif-containing protein, with product MSKKKVQFEVQENESIEECLNRMKQDGYSPVRRIEKPIFQEVKRGGETIYEPIGRQIVFEAMLVE
- a CDS encoding DUF2179 domain-containing protein, with the protein product MMVAIILIINIVYVSFFTIRMILTLKGQRYLAASLSMIEVVIYVLGLGLVLNNLNEIQNLIAYAVGYGIGVIVGMKIEEKLALGYITVNVITKEYDKNLPRILREKGYGVTNWEANGLEGDRMALQILTPRKFELKLYEAIKSLDPKAFIITYEPKSIHGGFWVKSVKRGKLFS